One Avibacterium avium genomic window carries:
- a CDS encoding esterase family protein, giving the protein MFFERRHHWSGELGREMPFNVYGHSGKPVIVFPSSGGNENEYGNFGMIDACRSFIERGLIKFYTPDSFDKESWLADYKSGQDMAQAHNAYDRYIINELVPLIRFESQWQGAMIATGCSMGAFHTINFALRHPDLFDTAIALSGVYDARFFTGEFHGNAEVYFNSPIDYLWNQNDPWFLERYRQNHYIVAVGQGAWEEQHIADTARLQQAFQAKDIPAWFDFWGTDVDHDWPWWRVQMPYFLGKLEEQGLLK; this is encoded by the coding sequence ATGTTTTTTGAACGCCGTCATCATTGGAGCGGAGAACTTGGCCGCGAAATGCCTTTTAATGTCTATGGCCACAGTGGCAAACCTGTGATTGTTTTTCCTTCATCGGGGGGAAATGAAAATGAATATGGCAATTTTGGAATGATTGATGCCTGCCGTTCTTTCATTGAACGCGGCTTAATCAAATTTTACACCCCTGATTCTTTTGATAAGGAATCTTGGCTCGCGGATTACAAATCAGGGCAAGATATGGCACAGGCTCACAATGCTTATGATCGCTATATTATCAATGAATTAGTGCCATTAATTCGCTTTGAGTCCCAATGGCAAGGTGCAATGATCGCCACTGGTTGTAGTATGGGCGCATTCCACACCATAAATTTCGCCTTACGTCACCCTGATCTTTTTGATACTGCCATCGCCTTAAGTGGCGTGTATGATGCGCGTTTCTTCACAGGAGAATTTCACGGCAACGCGGAAGTCTATTTTAATTCCCCCATTGATTATTTATGGAATCAAAACGATCCGTGGTTTTTAGAGCGCTACCGCCAAAACCATTACATAGTAGCCGTTGGGCAAGGCGCTTGGGAAGAACAACACATCGCCGACACCGCACGCTTACAACAAGCCTTCCAAGCCAAAGATATTCCCGCTTGGTTTGACTTCTGGGGAACAGATGTGGATCACGACTGGCCTTGGTGGCGCGTACAAATGCCTTATTTCTTAGGGAAGTTGGAAGAACAGGGGTTGTTGAAATAG
- a CDS encoding ATP-grasp domain-containing protein encodes MSRPLNFVMISPHFPTNFETFAVRLRENGFNTLGIADTPYEQLSENLRNALTEYYRVDNMEDYDQVYRALGYFAHKYGRIDRIESHNEYWLELDAKLRTDFNVFGYKNDDMKSIKTKSKMKEIFRQTGLKVAKGRVFESDEDARKLAHELHYPVIIKPNSGVGASDTYKIKNAQELENFFSHKNPNVEYIMEEFIDGDIVTFDGLTDRDGNIVFYSSLEYSEAVLDTVEKDGDMFYYVPREISPKLVELGQKCVKAFNVKERFFHFEFFRVKKTNELLPLEVNCRPPGGLTIDMWNYANDFDVFNEYAHIVKDNQFHAQISHPWNVVYISRKANQHYAHSIAEVCEKFPHNIISVQQVPGVFAKIMGEEGILARTPSLEQMREIIQFAHQKQ; translated from the coding sequence ATGTCAAGACCACTAAACTTTGTGATGATTTCACCCCATTTCCCAACCAATTTTGAAACCTTTGCCGTGCGTTTGCGGGAAAATGGGTTCAACACCTTAGGCATTGCCGACACGCCTTATGAGCAACTAAGTGAAAATCTGCGCAATGCGCTGACGGAATATTATCGGGTGGATAATATGGAAGATTATGATCAGGTTTATCGCGCGCTGGGCTATTTTGCGCATAAATATGGGCGTATTGATCGCATTGAATCGCACAATGAATATTGGCTTGAGCTAGATGCGAAACTTCGCACGGATTTCAATGTATTTGGTTATAAAAATGACGATATGAAATCCATTAAAACCAAATCAAAAATGAAAGAAATTTTCCGCCAAACAGGCTTAAAAGTGGCGAAAGGACGTGTATTTGAAAGCGATGAAGATGCCAGAAAATTAGCGCACGAATTGCATTATCCCGTGATTATCAAACCCAATTCTGGCGTAGGCGCGAGCGATACTTATAAGATTAAAAATGCACAAGAATTGGAAAACTTCTTCAGCCATAAAAATCCCAACGTGGAATACATTATGGAAGAATTTATTGACGGCGATATTGTTACCTTTGACGGCTTAACGGATCGCGATGGCAATATTGTGTTTTATTCCAGCCTTGAATATTCCGAAGCGGTGCTGGATACCGTAGAAAAAGACGGCGATATGTTCTATTACGTTCCCCGTGAAATTTCGCCAAAATTGGTGGAACTTGGTCAAAAATGCGTCAAAGCCTTTAATGTGAAAGAGCGGTTCTTTCATTTCGAGTTTTTCCGTGTGAAGAAAACCAACGAATTATTACCATTAGAAGTGAATTGTCGCCCACCAGGTGGTTTAACCATTGATATGTGGAATTATGCCAATGATTTCGATGTATTCAATGAATATGCGCATATTGTGAAAGACAACCAATTCCACGCGCAAATTTCGCACCCTTGGAATGTGGTGTATATCTCTCGCAAGGCAAATCAGCATTATGCTCATTCCATTGCTGAAGTGTGCGAAAAATTCCCACACAATATCATTAGCGTACAGCAAGTGCCGGGCGTATTTGCCAAAATTATGGGGGAAGAAGGAATATTGGCGCGCACGCCAAGCCTTGAACAAATGCGTGAAATTATTCAATTTGCCCATCAAAAACAATAG
- the recQ gene encoding DNA helicase RecQ encodes MEKNTALKVLNEVFGYQSFRNGQGEVINAALSHQDSLVIMATGNGKSLCYQIPALCFSGLTLVISPLISLMKDQVDQLLANGIAVDYLNSTQTFEQQQIVQNKAISGQLKLLYISPEKAMTTSFFQFISHCQVSFIAIDEAHCISQWGHDFRPEYTQLGGLKRCFPNAPIMALTATADSATRQDILHHLQLDNPHIYIGSFDRPNIRYTLVEKFKPMEQLCQFVLGQKGKSGIVYCNSRNKVERLAESLRKKGVAAQAYHAGMEASQREQVQRAFQRDNVQVVVATVAFGMGINKSNVRFVAHFDLPRSIEAYYQETGRAGRDDLPAEAVLFYEPADYAWLQKMLLEKPESPQRQIEQHKLEAIGEFAESQTCRRLVLLNYFGEHRQAPCGNCDICLDPPKKYDGLIDAQKVMSTIYRVGQMFGVHYVIGVLRGMQNQKIKDNQHDQLSVYGIGKDKSKEYWQSVIRQLIHLGLVQQVMNQFHSVLQLTENARPILRGEQPLELAMPRVSSIMTAQSSQKSAVQNYDKDLFARLRFLRKQIADKENIPPYIVFNDATLQEMAQYQPTNKRELLQINGVGATKLERFGQAFLHIIQEHKSLSTKNSQPLKLSNEK; translated from the coding sequence ATGGAAAAAAACACCGCACTTAAGGTTTTGAACGAGGTTTTTGGTTACCAATCTTTCCGCAATGGACAAGGAGAAGTGATCAACGCTGCCCTTTCACACCAAGATAGCCTCGTGATTATGGCAACGGGAAACGGCAAATCCCTTTGCTATCAAATCCCTGCACTTTGTTTTTCGGGCTTAACCCTCGTTATTTCGCCACTGATTTCGTTAATGAAAGACCAAGTGGATCAGCTCTTGGCAAATGGCATCGCGGTGGATTATCTCAATTCCACACAAACCTTTGAGCAACAGCAAATCGTGCAAAATAAAGCCATTTCAGGGCAGCTTAAATTGCTTTATATCTCCCCTGAAAAGGCGATGACCACCAGTTTTTTCCAATTTATTTCCCATTGCCAAGTGAGCTTCATCGCCATTGACGAAGCCCATTGTATTTCCCAATGGGGACACGATTTCCGCCCTGAATACACCCAGCTAGGCGGGCTGAAACGCTGTTTTCCTAATGCTCCGATAATGGCACTCACCGCCACCGCAGACAGTGCCACGAGGCAAGATATTCTGCACCATTTGCAACTGGATAATCCACACATTTACATCGGCAGTTTTGATCGCCCAAATATTCGCTATACCTTGGTAGAAAAATTTAAACCAATGGAGCAGCTATGCCAATTTGTGCTAGGGCAGAAGGGCAAAAGTGGTATCGTTTATTGCAACAGTCGCAACAAGGTGGAACGCTTGGCAGAAAGTTTGCGCAAAAAAGGCGTGGCTGCGCAAGCCTATCACGCAGGAATGGAAGCCAGCCAACGCGAGCAAGTGCAGCGTGCCTTTCAGCGTGATAATGTGCAAGTGGTGGTGGCAACCGTTGCCTTTGGAATGGGAATTAACAAATCCAACGTGCGATTTGTGGCGCATTTTGATTTGCCACGCAGTATCGAGGCGTATTACCAAGAAACAGGACGCGCAGGGCGTGATGACTTGCCTGCCGAAGCGGTGCTATTTTACGAACCTGCCGATTATGCGTGGTTACAAAAAATGCTGCTGGAAAAACCAGAAAGCCCGCAGCGCCAAATTGAACAGCATAAATTAGAAGCCATCGGCGAATTTGCCGAAAGTCAAACTTGCCGCCGTTTAGTCTTGCTGAATTATTTTGGCGAACATCGCCAAGCGCCGTGCGGAAACTGCGATATTTGCCTTGATCCGCCGAAAAAATATGACGGCTTAATTGACGCGCAGAAAGTGATGTCCACCATTTATCGCGTGGGGCAAATGTTCGGCGTGCATTATGTGATCGGCGTGCTGCGCGGAATGCAAAATCAAAAAATTAAAGATAACCAGCACGATCAGCTCAGCGTGTACGGCATTGGCAAAGACAAAAGCAAAGAATATTGGCAGTCCGTGATCCGCCAGCTGATTCATCTTGGGCTTGTGCAACAAGTGATGAATCAATTTCATTCGGTGTTACAGCTGACGGAAAATGCGCGCCCAATTTTGCGTGGTGAACAGCCTTTAGAGCTGGCAATGCCAAGGGTTTCTTCCATTATGACAGCACAAAGCTCACAAAAAAGTGCGGTGCAAAATTACGACAAAGATCTCTTTGCCCGCCTGCGTTTCTTACGCAAACAAATCGCCGACAAAGAAAACATTCCGCCTTACATCGTATTCAACGATGCCACCCTGCAAGAAATGGCACAATATCAACCCACCAACAAACGGGAACTGCTACAAATCAACGGCGTGGGTGCAACCAAATTAGAGCGCTTCGGACAGGCATTCCTGCATATTATCCAAGAGCATAAATCGCTCAGCACAAAAAACAGCCAACCGCTTAAATTATCTAACGAAAAATAA
- the cyaY gene encoding iron donor protein CyaY has protein sequence MNVTEFHQNIEQVWLKIEEQLEEQDCDVDCDTQGSVFTITFPDRSQVVVNKQEPLLELWLASKAGGFHFAFKDGQWIANDGKLFWQCLEEACRVHGEQVHFA, from the coding sequence ATGAACGTTACAGAATTTCATCAAAATATTGAGCAAGTTTGGCTCAAAATTGAAGAACAATTAGAAGAACAAGATTGCGATGTGGATTGCGACACGCAAGGTTCGGTGTTTACAATCACCTTCCCTGATCGCAGCCAAGTGGTGGTAAACAAGCAAGAGCCATTGCTTGAACTCTGGCTTGCCAGCAAAGCAGGCGGTTTTCACTTTGCGTTCAAAGACGGGCAATGGATCGCCAATGACGGCAAATTATTCTGGCAATGCTTGGAAGAAGCCTGTCGCGTACACGGCGAGCAAGTGCATTTCGCCTAA
- the lptM gene encoding LPS translocon maturation chaperone LptM translates to MKKLILILTLGAITLAAAGCGVKGPLYFPEQDNSQAQQK, encoded by the coding sequence ATGAAAAAACTAATTTTAATCCTCACCTTAGGCGCGATTACCCTTGCGGCTGCTGGTTGTGGGGTAAAAGGCCCGCTTTATTTCCCTGAACAAGACAACTCACAAGCGCAACAAAAATAA
- the lysA gene encoding diaminopimelate decarboxylase produces the protein MDFFQYKDDQLMAEQVPVAEIAQQFGTPAYIYSRATLERHWHAFDNALGDHPHLICFAVKSNPNLAILNIMAKLGSGFDIVSQGELERVLAAGGDASKVVFSGVAKSEQEIERALNVGIRCFNVESLAELYRINEVAGRLNKIAPISLRVNPDVDAHTHPYISTGLKENKFGVSVDEAREVYRIASQLPHIKITGMDCHIGSQLTEIQPFLDATDRLIVLMQQLAQDGIELKHLDLGGGLGVTYKDENAPHPSEYAKALLTKLKDYPNLEIILEPGRAITANAGILLTKVEYLKSNESRNFAIVDTGMNDMIRPALYQAYMNIIEVDRSLPRETKVYDVVGPICETSDFLGKQRELAIAQGDLIAQRSAGAYGASMASTYNSRPRAIEVMVDGDQAHLIKRRETYPELWQLESVLP, from the coding sequence ATGGATTTTTTTCAATATAAAGATGATCAACTGATGGCAGAACAAGTGCCTGTGGCTGAAATCGCCCAGCAATTCGGCACACCCGCTTATATTTACTCCCGTGCGACCCTTGAACGCCACTGGCACGCTTTTGATAACGCCTTAGGCGATCACCCCCACCTTATTTGCTTCGCGGTGAAGTCTAACCCCAATTTAGCGATTTTAAATATTATGGCAAAACTTGGATCGGGCTTTGATATTGTGTCGCAAGGAGAATTAGAACGCGTCCTTGCAGCAGGTGGCGACGCGAGCAAAGTGGTGTTTTCTGGCGTAGCAAAATCGGAACAAGAAATTGAGCGTGCGTTAAACGTGGGCATTCGTTGTTTCAATGTAGAAAGCCTTGCGGAGCTTTATCGCATTAATGAGGTGGCAGGGCGTTTAAACAAAATCGCTCCCATTTCTTTGCGTGTAAACCCCGATGTGGACGCACACACCCACCCTTACATTTCCACAGGCTTGAAAGAAAATAAATTCGGCGTGAGTGTCGATGAAGCCCGCGAAGTGTATCGCATCGCAAGCCAGCTACCACACATTAAAATTACGGGAATGGATTGCCATATTGGTTCACAACTCACAGAAATTCAGCCATTCCTTGATGCCACAGATCGCTTGATCGTGCTAATGCAGCAGCTTGCTCAAGATGGCATCGAACTAAAACATTTAGATTTAGGCGGCGGCTTGGGCGTAACCTATAAAGATGAAAATGCGCCGCACCCAAGTGAATATGCAAAAGCGCTATTAACTAAATTAAAAGATTACCCAAACTTGGAAATTATCCTTGAGCCGGGGCGTGCAATCACTGCGAATGCAGGGATTTTGCTCACCAAAGTAGAATACCTAAAAAGCAATGAAAGCCGTAATTTCGCCATTGTGGATACGGGAATGAACGATATGATTCGCCCTGCGTTGTATCAAGCTTATATGAATATTATTGAAGTGGATCGCAGCCTGCCGCGCGAAACAAAAGTTTATGATGTGGTCGGCCCAATTTGCGAAACCTCTGATTTCTTAGGAAAACAGCGTGAACTGGCGATTGCCCAAGGGGATCTCATCGCCCAGCGTTCTGCCGGTGCTTACGGCGCAAGTATGGCGTCCACTTACAACTCACGCCCAAGAGCGATTGAAGTGATGGTGGACGGCGATCAAGCACATCTCATTAAACGCCGTGAAACCTACCCTGAATTATGGCAGTTAGAAAGTGTATTGCCGTAA
- a CDS encoding carboxymuconolactone decarboxylase family protein yields MFKDWKAEEAHVKKSFGELGKKYPKMLQAYGALSQAMADSALDAKTRELIALAVAVTTRCESCIAVHADEAVKAGATEQEVASALATAIALNAGAAYTYSLRALEAFNVNSSQD; encoded by the coding sequence ATGTTTAAAGATTGGAAAGCAGAAGAAGCTCACGTTAAAAAATCTTTTGGTGAACTTGGTAAAAAATACCCAAAAATGCTGCAAGCTTACGGTGCATTATCGCAAGCAATGGCTGATTCAGCTCTTGATGCGAAAACCCGTGAATTAATCGCTTTAGCAGTAGCGGTTACTACGCGTTGTGAGAGCTGTATTGCCGTACACGCAGATGAGGCGGTAAAAGCAGGAGCAACGGAGCAAGAAGTGGCATCGGCATTAGCCACGGCAATTGCATTAAATGCTGGCGCAGCTTATACCTATTCTTTGCGAGCATTAGAAGCCTTTAATGTGAATTCATCACAAGACTAA
- a CDS encoding cupin domain-containing protein, with protein MDALDHLIELAQIEGEIHTHCLFQGNWRAYQPSAVQNMGVFHIISRGECQLFMQDQTLHLQEGDLIFLPTGDEHYIQSKDFQQAHAKQIEKTDEEKQAWQLATNVVSQADFEMFCGAFYYDKQSILFKILPHFLHLSTRTPSLEKLIDLFRLEIAQDKKQLGGKSVINALCAVLFCDILRQYMQDKTAQMGLLAGLQDKKLAPVIEHILEKPAFDWNMENLAQLANMSRANFIRVFQKIMAITPGKFLTQIRMQQASMLLKSTQKNILAIALDVGYQSEAYFSRAFKQHYGISPNRYRKGEQENKNNNA; from the coding sequence ATGGACGCACTGGATCACTTAATCGAATTAGCTCAAATTGAGGGAGAAATTCACACCCATTGTTTATTTCAAGGAAATTGGCGAGCGTATCAACCAAGTGCGGTGCAAAATATGGGGGTTTTTCACATTATTTCGCGTGGAGAATGCCAGTTATTTATGCAAGATCAAACCCTTCATTTGCAAGAAGGGGATCTCATTTTTCTCCCCACTGGTGATGAGCATTATATTCAAAGTAAAGATTTTCAACAGGCGCACGCTAAGCAAATTGAGAAAACAGATGAAGAAAAACAAGCTTGGCAACTTGCGACTAATGTTGTATCTCAAGCAGATTTTGAAATGTTTTGCGGCGCATTTTATTACGATAAACAATCAATTTTGTTCAAAATATTACCGCACTTTTTGCACCTTTCTACCCGCACACCAAGCTTAGAAAAATTGATCGACTTGTTTCGTTTGGAAATTGCACAAGATAAAAAGCAATTAGGCGGGAAATCCGTGATCAATGCACTATGTGCGGTGCTTTTTTGTGATATTTTACGCCAATATATGCAAGATAAAACCGCTCAAATGGGTTTGCTAGCAGGTTTGCAAGATAAAAAGCTCGCGCCTGTTATCGAACATATTTTAGAAAAGCCAGCCTTTGACTGGAATATGGAAAATCTTGCGCAACTGGCCAATATGTCGCGCGCCAATTTTATCCGCGTATTCCAAAAAATAATGGCGATCACCCCAGGTAAATTTCTGACTCAAATACGAATGCAACAAGCCTCAATGCTACTTAAATCCACCCAGAAAAATATTCTTGCCATTGCCTTAGATGTCGGCTACCAATCCGAAGCCTACTTCAGCCGCGCATTTAAACAACATTATGGAATTTCACCGAATAGGTACAGGAAAGGGGAACAAGAAAATAAAAATAATAACGCTTGA
- the rep gene encoding DNA helicase Rep yields MKLNAQQQQAVHYVSGPCLVLAGAGSGKTRVIINKIAHLIANCGYSAKHIAAVTFTNKAAREMKERVAHSIGKDQSRGLTISTFHTLGFDIVKREHKHLGLKSAITLFDDSDQMALLKELTKDLLQEDKDLLKALMTRISRWKNDLILPAQALATARDPQEQTFAQCYQRYTTQLRAYNALDFDDLIMQPTLLLRANAEVRSKWQAKIRYLLVDEYQDTNTSQYELIKLLVGEAARFTVVGDDDQSIYSWRGAKPQNMARLKNDFPQLEVIKLEQNYRSTGRILHCANILIANNDHVFDKKLFSTLGEGEKLQVIEAKNEEHEAERVVGELIAHRFMRKTKYRDYAILYRGNHQSRLFEKVLMQNRIPYKISGGSSFFSRAEIKDMMAYLRVLVNQDDDAALLRIINTPKREIGTATLEKLGSLASEKQISLFEAIFDFELIQRVTPKAYNALQHFARWIVELNDEILRAEPEDAIRRMLSQLHYEEYLYETATSPKMAEVQSKNVATLFQWVAEMLKGDEFNEPMMLNQVVARLTLRDMLERGEEDDESDQVQLMTLHASKGLEFPHVFLVGMEENILPHQTSIDEDNVEEERRLAYVGITRAQQTLTFSLCKERRQFGEIFKPTPSRFLEELPPDDVQWEKDKPALSQAEKNARTEQHVNNVLAILDG; encoded by the coding sequence ATGAAATTAAACGCACAGCAACAACAAGCCGTTCATTATGTGTCTGGGCCTTGCTTGGTTTTGGCGGGCGCTGGCTCGGGCAAAACACGGGTAATCATTAATAAAATTGCCCATTTGATCGCAAATTGTGGCTATTCTGCCAAGCACATTGCAGCGGTAACCTTTACCAATAAAGCCGCACGCGAAATGAAAGAGCGGGTGGCACATTCCATCGGTAAAGATCAAAGCCGTGGCTTGACGATCTCCACTTTTCACACCCTTGGTTTCGACATTGTAAAGCGTGAACATAAGCATTTAGGGCTCAAATCGGCCATTACGTTGTTTGATGATTCCGATCAAATGGCGTTATTGAAAGAATTAACCAAAGATCTGCTACAAGAAGATAAAGATCTGTTGAAAGCCTTGATGACACGGATTTCACGTTGGAAAAATGATCTTATTTTGCCTGCGCAAGCTCTTGCTACGGCACGAGATCCACAAGAACAGACCTTTGCGCAATGCTATCAACGTTATACCACGCAGTTGCGTGCTTATAATGCACTAGATTTTGATGATTTAATTATGCAGCCAACTTTGTTGTTACGCGCAAATGCAGAAGTGCGGTCAAAATGGCAGGCAAAAATTCGCTATTTGCTGGTGGACGAATATCAAGACACCAACACCAGCCAATATGAATTAATCAAATTGTTGGTGGGCGAAGCGGCGCGATTTACCGTGGTGGGAGATGACGATCAATCTATCTATTCTTGGCGTGGGGCAAAACCGCAAAATATGGCGCGCCTGAAAAATGATTTTCCGCAACTAGAAGTGATTAAACTTGAGCAGAATTACCGTTCCACAGGACGCATTTTGCATTGCGCCAATATTTTGATTGCCAATAACGATCACGTTTTTGACAAAAAATTATTTTCCACCTTAGGCGAAGGGGAAAAATTGCAGGTGATTGAAGCAAAAAATGAGGAACACGAAGCCGAGCGCGTGGTGGGTGAACTTATCGCCCATCGCTTTATGCGCAAAACCAAATACCGTGATTACGCCATTTTGTATCGTGGCAACCACCAATCACGCTTGTTTGAAAAAGTGCTAATGCAAAACCGTATTCCTTATAAAATTTCGGGTGGCTCGTCTTTTTTCTCAAGGGCAGAAATTAAAGATATGATGGCGTATTTGCGCGTGTTGGTGAATCAAGATGATGATGCCGCGCTGTTACGTATTATCAATACGCCAAAACGAGAAATCGGCACGGCAACCCTTGAAAAGCTCGGTTCGTTGGCATCGGAAAAACAGATTAGTTTATTTGAAGCGATTTTTGATTTTGAATTAATTCAACGCGTTACCCCCAAAGCCTATAACGCCTTACAACATTTTGCGCGCTGGATTGTGGAACTCAATGATGAAATTTTGCGTGCTGAGCCAGAAGATGCCATTCGCCGAATGTTGAGCCAATTGCATTACGAAGAATATCTTTACGAAACCGCGACTTCACCGAAAATGGCGGAAGTGCAAAGTAAAAATGTGGCGACCTTATTCCAATGGGTGGCAGAAATGCTCAAAGGCGATGAGTTTAATGAGCCGATGATGCTCAACCAAGTAGTCGCGCGCTTAACTTTGCGTGATATGCTAGAACGTGGTGAAGAAGATGATGAAAGCGATCAGGTGCAACTGATGACCCTGCACGCGTCAAAAGGGCTGGAATTTCCCCACGTTTTCTTAGTGGGAATGGAAGAAAATATCCTGCCGCACCAAACTAGCATTGATGAAGATAATGTGGAAGAAGAGCGCCGTTTAGCCTATGTAGGCATTACACGCGCGCAACAAACGCTGACCTTTTCCTTATGTAAAGAGCGGCGACAATTTGGCGAAATTTTTAAACCAACGCCAAGCCGCTTTTTAGAGGAATTACCGCCAGATGATGTGCAATGGGAAAAAGATAAGCCTGCATTGAGCCAAGCAGAAAAAAATGCGCGAACCGAACAGCACGTTAATAATGTACTGGCAATTTTAGATGGTTAA
- a CDS encoding YceK/YidQ family lipoprotein: protein MKKIAIISTALLLLSGCGTVVKLVDPTEPYESYAGTKYDWEMTQKWGLPILDLPLSFLLDTALLPYAWAEESK, encoded by the coding sequence ATGAAAAAAATAGCGATAATTTCCACCGCACTTTTATTATTAAGTGGTTGTGGCACGGTGGTGAAATTGGTTGATCCTACCGAACCTTATGAAAGTTATGCAGGCACAAAATACGATTGGGAAATGACCCAAAAGTGGGGGCTGCCAATTTTAGACTTGCCGTTATCTTTTTTATTAGACACCGCATTATTGCCCTATGCGTGGGCGGAAGAATCGAAATGA